The genome window CCCTGCCCTTCCGGGTCGAACCCACCCAGTACCCCCCCGGCTTCCGCATCCCCAAAAAAGGCCTGCGCCCCGAGGAGTATGTGCAGGCCCTGAGCGAGGTGCTGTACCTGGTGGGTTGATGTGTACTGCGAGAGTTTAGGCCTTAAGTTGCATTTCCACCCAGGCCACCACCCGCCGGGCAAGCTCGAGGGCTTCTAGGTAGGCGGCCTCATCCAGATCGGGGTAATCCCCTGGGTAGCGGGTTACCACGGCGTAAAAAGACAGCACCTCGGCAGCTTTGATCTCCTCCGGTACG of Meiothermus sp. contains these proteins:
- a CDS encoding HEPN domain-containing protein — encoded protein: MLLAYHQPFPKTHDIGLLLQQLEAAGMAVPEEIKAAEVLSFYAVVTRYPGDYPDLDEAAYLEALELARRVVAWVEMQLKA